The region GATCCCTTCCTCTATTGCCTGCAAATTATTGCTTACATACAGAAACTATTATCTAACTGAGCAAATATTACCACCTCTTCTGAATTACAAGAAGTATTAAAGTAGTATTTTGGATACGCTTTGAAACATTAATTTGAAACATTAGTGGTAGTATAATGTGGAGTAGCTGTTCAGCTTGCAAAATTCCACAAAAACATCAGTAAGCTAAAACCATGTgcctactggaaaaaaagaagagcagtgTCCCTGTAGCATGCTTCAATTTTTCAACAAGCGTGAAGTTCAAATCTGTCATTATTTAAAAGTGAGTGATAAAATAAGgactattttgctttctgtgactGAACGAAATAGTTGTCTGGGTTCTGTGCAGAAGGTAGATGGTTTTGAAGTCCTGCTGCCATAAAAGAAAGGTAAACTTTAGATCAGATCaatgtttgcatttaaaactttattttgtatGTTCAGAACATCACTGGAAACATAGAAACTTGTAGGCACAAATGACTTCATATCCAGAGTTTTTGAGTAAAGTATTTGCTAATGAAATTGCAACAACACATTTTCATGATAACTATATATCTTAATACtccatatacatatataaaagtCATGCGCTATGAAGAGTCCATTTGTCCAGATCATGTTCTGCAGGTGCTAAAATTCACTGTAGATCTTACATGTTTTAAATAGATCTTgttatttctatatatttttaagagtttattATACTGATATCACATTcccaaagaaaacacaagatgTAATAAAGCtgtctattttctttatttacctAACTTTTTTcgtgtattaaaaaaaagtttgtataagtaatagcaaaacaaaatgttttaaaccaGCTCACACATATGTAAGATACGTAAAATCTAGTAGTATAAACTACAATGACAATGCAAGGGTATAAAATATGTTCTCTTTCGAGTCTGTGGTCCGTGAGTAATATTGCTTCTGTACTGGCCTTGCTTTGATACATGCAAGtccatgaaatatttcatgGCTTATTATGCAACGGGAGAGGAATTGATTGGGAGCTGAAGGAAATGGTCCTTAAGCCTAACAGCAGGTGGttacttcttttatttccagcttGGCCGTGCAATTGCGCCTCGCTTGCCGTCGGGCGCAGTCAGCTCAAGTCAAGGGCCACGTGCCAGCCTGGGACGTTACAGTCGTAACCTTTGCGTCCACGCCGCATCCCCCATATCCTGCTTCTGCAAGACTCCTCATCGCGCAAGCAACCCCACCCGTGAAAGCGGGGCTATGGCAAGGATCCCTGCCTCTACATGGCCCTGGCGGTCGGCATCTCCGAAGCGGTTCAGGCTGCTGGACCGAGGCCTCCTCCGCACTGCTGACCTCTCTAAGTGACCCCTTGCTTCCCAAGTGtgctcattcttttttttctttttttttttcttttttttttagtttccaGTTTTGTCACCAGAACCCAAAACTGTAAAGATGAGGATCTTCGACCATTTGCTTACAAACAGATTAAATGTACAAACATGTATAAAAGTCTTACTAAACATAGTGCTTTTAAATGTGTTGCATCCCTGATCTGAGAATACTGTTTGATCTATTGACAgactgtcaagaaaaaaaaatgcgcTCAGCTGTATAAACTATACCAGCTTTCTTAATGcgtttttaaaaattatttacgAGTGTGAAGAGGCGGTCTGACCAAACACAGACAGAGCACTGGGCTGGGGCTCAGGGAGATCTGGTTTTACACCTGGGTCTCTCGCCAGCCTACTGGGTAACTTCTATGAGGTTGCTCCACGTTTCATGCCTCAGTTTCACCTTCTGCAAAGCTAAGTTAATGATGCTGTCCtttttgtaaagtgctttgagacTCATGGAGGAAAAGCATCGTGTAAGAGCCAGGAATTTATTGTTAAGGAAGGGCCGTAGCTTTTTCCATGCTCTCTCTGGgtttttcttctaatgcaaTGAAGTAAACACACAACAGTCTGTCCTCTTGGAAATCAGTTGGAGGTTTGCATGTGATTTTAATGGCGCAAAAGAATTTCTGGAGTGCATGACAAAAGTTGTGCTCCCTTCTGCAAGTGCTAATAGCGATTTCTTGCTCATCCTACCCGTGAAACACCTGCACTTCTGTTTGGAAGGTGGAAGGTAAACAAGCAGTAGCTTTGAGAGCAACAAGgtgacattttctttaaatgcaaataCTGCCTTTAAACAGCTCTTAGAAGACATTTATAATGCAACAGCATGCATACTAATAATACTAGTACTTGACTGCATTTCCCCATAGTATGAGTTTGCCATACACATTTCCCAAAAAGGTGGtggtttgcttttcttatttcaaagcaGTTCCTAAGGGGCAGATTGTAGGTTATGCAATTTTGATGTGTCctttgaaaaaatgtatatgtgcttcttttatttttgatggtCTTTGTTTTGCTATTATCTGTAAGGTGCATACTTCACTCATTCgtgttagtttaaaaaaaaatctttggagaAAGATCCAGAAAAGCTCACACTGAAtgcatttttccccttccaaagGTTTTGAGAAGAGCCGTTTCCCCCCGACATAGTAGTCTGAACCAGTTGTTTTCTATCCTGAACCTTGTATTGCATTGTAACACAGTTCTGACTGCAACTTTTAATATGCCAAATCCTGTAGTACTTATCCCAGCGAATCTTCTGTTAGAGACTCTTCTGGGCCCTAACTCAAGATGGAGGATTTGGTTCTATAAATAGTCGCAGCAGCTCAAAGCATGAGTTGGAATAGTAAATACAAAATCCTTTAGACAATATAAAAGCAATAGAGCTAATAGTGTATTGGATGTTTAGCATGAATGCAAAACCATTCTAATTGAAATATAGTGATGTAAAGAAATTTTACTTGGCTAATCTGGTAATTTGACTAAAAACTTTGGGTACTGCACTGACCGCcctccagcagcaccaccacTTTCGGTTCAGTCACTAACCACACTGGGTCCCCATCAGCAGTGTTTGAACAGAGCCTTTCCCGTAGGGGCTTTTGTAGGGGAGTCCCCAGCAAGTCCCCCGGGGCAGTTTTCTGTTTGCCTACGCACACCGTTTGCATGCACTCTGACAAAGGCGAACATCTGCTCTTCTGAAACATCTTGGGGCCAGAAGTGCAGGTCATTCTTGCAGTGATGTGTCCAGAAAAGATGATGATCTCCAGCTCTCCTAAGGGGGCTGCTTTTTCCCCATCCTTCCATTCAAACACTGCATCAGACTAGAAGGATATCTCATGCTGTGGGAGGTAGAGCGAATCTCCATTTAACTGTGCGACTCCCATACTTCCCTTTAGTGCAAAATAGTCCGTGTATTTGACAGATCCGAGATTACCTTTTTTATTCACACAGCCCCAGCAGTCACTACTGAAAATTGCACAGAATTGTTTGTCCACAGCATTCGTTAAAGATATGATAACTTAATCCAGCATGCATTTATACATTCTAGATTTCTTCATGAGCATTTGTTGGTTTTTCTTCTAACAGCATGTTACGTAGATACATTGCCTTCCATTGCAGTTTTATACAAACAAAAAGATTATGAATTTGACTTCCCAAATCTTCCACAGTCCACTAAGGatggaaattgttttcttctctaaattaTAAAACTAGGTATCCTGGCCTATCTTGTTTTTAACatccttttaatttatttatttatttttttcactgatagCTGGAGCAAATGATGTTTGAATTGTTGGCTCTTTAATAGTAACCACAGtaacatattttttcaaattccaaatatttcctttaaaacagaTACTAATAAATAGGGTCTTGAATGGTTCAATGTTTTCTATAGGTTTCACACTGCTACTGTCAGAAAGATGAGACTGCGTGACTGACTCATGGCAGTGCAATTTCACATCACCACACATTTGcctttcagcttctctttccttttctgctgcttgctttttttgccATCGATCTGTAAACTCACAGTCCTGCGTTTCTCTAGGTTTAGCAATTCTTGGAATAACTCCTTCACATTATGGTTCAGCTTGGCAGAGGTCTCCATAAAGGCACACTTCCACTTCTTGGCCATAGCTTCTCCTTCACTGCTCTCCACCTCTCGATTTTGGTTCTCATCATTTTTGTTCCCCACCAGCATTATCGGAATGCTTTCTACGTCTCCTTTAATCTGACATATTTGTTCATAGATGGGTTTGAGTTCTTCCAAGGACTGTCGGCTGGTGATTGAGTAAACCAAAATGAAAGCGTGTCCTTTAGAAATAGAAAGACGTTGCATGGCTGGAAATTGATGGCTCCCGGTAGTGTCAGTTATCTGCAAAGTGCATATACTCTTATCACAGCTGATCACCTGCCGATAGGTGTCTTCAATGGTGGGGATGTAGCTCTCTCTGAAAGTGCCCTTCACAAATCTCAAGACCAAAGAGCTTTTGCCGACTCCTCCAGCACCAAACACAACAACCCTGTAATCATTGCTTTGCTCAGGCATGTTTCTTGGTGGGTCTGATGCTCTCAGCTAGAGGGAAAGagctaggaaagaaaataacaaaaaacaaaaacaaagacattaaTACAGGTTCCTGTGGGGAAGTGGACTTTATGCTAACTTTCCCAGTAAGAAAAATGACCATGATCTAAGTGCTGACATCACAGCCGTAATACGTCCAGAAGCCTTGCTATGGGTTATACAATGATGTGTTTCAACAGTAGGTTGAGGATTTCCAGCCCAGCCGGTAATGAAAAAGACCATCTTCATGACTtcacactgtattttaaattaaccttgatattttaagcatttgtcCTAATAGGCTAATGCCCCCAGAATAAAAAGCTGCATTCCCTTTCATTTGGAAACTGGCCCTTCAGCAAGATCAAGGGCTGAAATACTCCGCTGCCTCTAAAATGAGCCTCCTCAAATTATTATTGAAGCACAGTGGTAGACACATGTCTGAGAGTCAGCTGTTCTCAACATGCCATCTCTTCAATAACAAAGGAATTTATCTCCAGTGCAACTGGACAACATTTCTGGACATCTGTGGGTTCTTCAACAACAGCACTAATAGCTTTGCTGTTGCAGCAACAGTGCCATAGTGTGCTTGTAACTCTTTGGGAGTGTGTGCCCCACTTTTTGATGTGTTTTCACACTGTTTCCAGTTCAAAGGGTACACCTTGGTAAGCCGAGATTGTTCATGTTCAGGCTGCTTTCtcattctaatttttattttgcagtacaCGACCTTCGAATGAGACACCCTGCATTTTTTAGAAAGGTTGTGCAGGGATCTTCACAACATTTGTAAATGGCTCATATTATCAAGctcaaaataaaaggcaaatacATGTAGGGGAGCAGTCACAAGGCGCTGTGAGCCCTGAAGCTTGGAACCACTTGGTCAACATCGATCTGTAAACAGTAGGACCACAGATGTGGTCATCactattaaataataaaaagataaagctTTATCAGGATTGCAAGCTATAACTGTTTTTGTACTCATTGAGATAAACATAAAGATAACTTCCTCTTCTTGTCAGCAGCAGTTCAGTAGGTACACAGAATGTATCCCTTTTATGTTTAGTAAgatttaagcaaataaatactAGAAAAATTGAACCCTAAAAGATGAAGAGAGTCTAAGATGTCCTTATTTTTCAGACCAAAGCAAGATAGAGCTTTATATAAAATAGTAATGTCATGTTGGACAAACTGCAAAATTTGCTGCAGCCACGTTTATTCTGAGGCAAACGGGTGATTTAACAGGGGAGACTGTAAGTGAAACACCGTTCTCTTGTTCAAGTGCCTTAGGGGCCAGTGACTGAATTGACCTGTTGCAATGTTGCTGGGGTCCTGAATAATCCGTAATAACTCAGAGGCTTTCCTTACTGAATAAGGAAGCTGATAGCCTTCAAGGAATTTCTACACTGCAGTTGAAGAAGTAAGTGCCGTGTGGGAAGAATTTCAAGGAGCCTTTTATCTGCATGACACAGGGAGCATTAGCAGGGTCAATGCAGAAGTCAGGAGATGAGTGGAGCACCCATGACGTTATCCCAGTTACTGGCCCACGCTGAATTTTGTGCTTTTGCAT is a window of Rhea pennata isolate bPtePen1 chromosome Z, bPtePen1.pri, whole genome shotgun sequence DNA encoding:
- the DIRAS2 gene encoding GTP-binding protein Di-Ras2, whose translation is MPEQSNDYRVVVFGAGGVGKSSLVLRFVKGTFRESYIPTIEDTYRQVISCDKSICTLQITDTTGSHQFPAMQRLSISKGHAFILVYSITSRQSLEELKPIYEQICQIKGDVESIPIMLVGNKNDENQNREVESSEGEAMAKKWKCAFMETSAKLNHNVKELFQELLNLEKRRTVSLQIDGKKSKQQKRKEKLKGKCVVM